The following proteins are co-located in the Streptomyces sp. NBC_00435 genome:
- a CDS encoding DJ-1/PfpI family protein translates to MQIAVLLYDGFTALDAVGPFDTLGRLPGAETVFVSERPGPVRNDNGLLALVAGKGLDEVTRPDILVVPGGPSSDAEMKNPVLLDWLRTVDASTTWTTSVCTGSTLLAAAGLLDGRRATSHWLYLDRLPPYGAEPTGERVVFDGKYVTAAGVSSGIDMGLALLGRIAGDEFAQTVQLMTEYDPQPPYDAGSPQKAPAEIVARLREFTPAAESR, encoded by the coding sequence ATGCAGATCGCCGTACTGCTCTACGACGGATTCACCGCACTCGACGCCGTCGGGCCCTTCGACACCCTCGGCCGGCTCCCGGGCGCCGAGACCGTCTTCGTGTCCGAGCGGCCGGGTCCCGTACGGAACGACAACGGGCTGCTCGCACTCGTCGCCGGGAAGGGACTCGACGAGGTGACGCGCCCCGACATCCTCGTCGTCCCCGGCGGGCCGTCCTCCGACGCGGAGATGAAGAACCCCGTCCTCCTCGACTGGCTGCGCACGGTCGACGCCTCCACCACCTGGACCACCTCCGTCTGTACCGGCTCGACGCTGCTCGCCGCCGCCGGCCTGCTCGACGGGCGGCGGGCCACCAGCCACTGGCTGTACCTGGACCGGCTGCCCCCGTACGGAGCGGAGCCCACCGGGGAGCGGGTGGTCTTCGACGGGAAGTACGTGACGGCGGCCGGGGTGTCCTCGGGGATCGACATGGGGCTCGCCCTCCTCGGCCGCATCGCCGGGGACGAGTTCGCGCAGACCGTGCAGCTCATGACCGAGTACGATCCGCAGCCGCCCTACGACGCCGGTTCCCCGCAGAAGGCGCCCGCCGAAATCGTCGCGCGGCTGCGCGAGTTCACCCCCGCGGCGGAGTCCAGGTAA
- a CDS encoding SLC13 family permease, giving the protein MNPLVAASLSVVLLLGVLAFAVLRPRGLPEASAAVPAAGLLVVLGVVPAADAWAQVRELLPVVGFLAVILALAQLCADEGLFRAAGAAVARRAAGRGPVALLGGVFAVASVVTAALSLDATVVLLTPVVLATASRLGARPRPHVYATAHLANSASLLLPVSNLTNLLAFAASGLSFTRFAVLMTLPWLAAIGVEYAVFRRFFRRDLAAAPEHVPEAADPAPLPRFAAGVLALTLAGFALASFAGASPAWAALAGTLVLAVRALRRRETTPVRILASAAPAFCLFVLALGVVVRAVVDHGLGAGLEWMTPAGDSLPALLAVAAAAAVLANLINNLPAVLALLPVASAGGAGPVLAVLIGVNIGPNLTYAGSLATLLWRRILHKDGYDGVRLGDFTRLGLLTTVPALAAAVTALWAGLRLLGA; this is encoded by the coding sequence CTGAATCCCCTCGTCGCCGCGTCCCTCTCCGTCGTCCTCCTCCTCGGCGTGCTGGCCTTCGCCGTACTGCGTCCGCGCGGGCTGCCCGAGGCCTCCGCTGCCGTGCCCGCGGCCGGGCTGCTCGTCGTACTCGGCGTCGTACCGGCCGCCGACGCGTGGGCGCAGGTGCGCGAGCTGCTGCCGGTGGTCGGGTTCCTCGCGGTGATCCTGGCGCTGGCCCAGCTCTGCGCCGACGAGGGACTCTTCCGGGCCGCCGGCGCCGCCGTGGCCCGGCGGGCGGCGGGGCGGGGGCCGGTGGCGCTGCTCGGCGGGGTGTTCGCCGTCGCCTCGGTCGTCACGGCCGCGCTGAGCCTGGACGCGACGGTGGTGCTGCTGACCCCGGTGGTGCTGGCCACGGCCTCCCGGCTGGGGGCCCGGCCGCGGCCGCACGTCTACGCCACCGCGCACCTGGCCAACTCGGCCTCGCTCCTCCTGCCGGTCTCCAACCTCACGAACCTGCTCGCCTTCGCCGCGAGCGGGCTGTCCTTCACCCGCTTCGCGGTGCTCATGACCCTGCCGTGGCTGGCGGCGATCGGGGTGGAGTACGCGGTCTTCCGCCGCTTCTTCCGGCGCGACCTGGCGGCTGCCCCGGAGCACGTCCCGGAAGCCGCGGACCCCGCGCCGCTGCCCCGGTTCGCGGCCGGTGTGCTCGCGCTGACCCTGGCCGGCTTCGCACTCGCCTCCTTCGCCGGGGCGAGCCCCGCGTGGGCGGCGCTCGCGGGCACGCTCGTCCTGGCCGTACGGGCGCTGCGGCGGCGGGAGACCACCCCGGTCCGGATCCTGGCCTCGGCGGCGCCCGCCTTCTGCCTGTTCGTGCTGGCGCTGGGTGTGGTGGTGCGCGCGGTCGTGGACCACGGGCTGGGGGCCGGGCTGGAGTGGATGACCCCGGCCGGGGACTCCCTGCCCGCGCTGCTCGCGGTGGCGGCCGCGGCCGCCGTACTGGCCAACCTGATCAACAACCTGCCCGCGGTGCTCGCCCTGCTCCCAGTGGCTTCGGCTGGTGGTGCGGGGCCGGTGCTGGCGGTGCTGATCGGGGTGAACATCGGGCCGAACCTGACGTACGCGGGATCGCTGGCCACGCTGCTGTGGCGGCGGATCCTGCACAAGGACGGGTACGACGGCGTACGGCTCGGGGACTTCACCCGGCTCGGCCTGCTGACCACGGTCCCGGCGCTCGCCGCAGCGGTGACGGCCCTGTGGGCGGGCCTGCGGCTGCTCGGCGCCTGA
- a CDS encoding GlxA family transcriptional regulator, which produces MSPRNVLVLLYDGVQSLDVTGPMEVFSGADRHAGPARYVLRTVSLGGTPVRASSGLGLVPDGDLENERPGAGTTLLVPGGRYRGDFEPRLTDWLRAHGGRAERLVSVCTGGLLLAEAGLLDGRRATTHWYVCDRMARDYPAVTVEPDPIYVRDGPVATSAGVTAGIDLALALVEEDHGRRLALSVARHLVVFLRRPGNQAQFSVQLAAQTALREPLRDVQHWITEHPGEDLSVDALAARAALSPRHFARAFQAETGVTPGRYVERVRVQHARRLLEEGGEGVAQISRACGYGNPEALRRAFVKTLGQSPAEYRRRFGTPD; this is translated from the coding sequence ATGTCACCCCGAAACGTGCTCGTCCTCCTCTACGACGGCGTGCAGAGCCTGGATGTCACGGGACCGATGGAGGTGTTCTCCGGCGCCGACCGCCACGCCGGGCCGGCGCGGTACGTGCTGCGGACCGTCTCCCTGGGCGGCACACCGGTCCGCGCGAGCAGCGGGCTCGGACTGGTACCGGACGGGGACCTGGAGAACGAGCGCCCGGGCGCCGGGACCACTCTGCTGGTGCCCGGGGGCCGGTACAGGGGGGACTTCGAGCCAAGACTCACCGACTGGCTCCGCGCGCACGGGGGTCGCGCGGAGCGCCTGGTGTCGGTCTGCACCGGAGGGCTGCTGCTGGCCGAGGCCGGGCTGCTGGACGGGCGGCGCGCGACCACGCACTGGTACGTGTGCGACCGGATGGCCCGGGACTACCCGGCCGTCACGGTCGAACCCGACCCGATCTACGTCCGGGACGGACCGGTGGCCACCTCGGCCGGGGTCACGGCCGGCATCGACCTGGCGCTGGCACTGGTGGAGGAGGACCACGGGAGGCGGCTCGCGCTGTCCGTGGCGCGCCATCTGGTGGTCTTCCTGCGGCGGCCCGGGAACCAGGCGCAGTTCAGCGTGCAGCTCGCGGCGCAGACGGCACTGCGGGAGCCGCTGCGGGACGTGCAGCACTGGATCACCGAGCACCCGGGGGAGGACCTGAGCGTGGACGCGTTGGCGGCGCGGGCCGCGCTGTCCCCGCGGCACTTCGCGCGGGCCTTCCAGGCGGAGACCGGGGTGACGCCGGGGCGGTACGTGGAGCGGGTACGGGTGCAGCACGCGCGGCGGCTGCTGGAGGAGGGCGGCGAGGGCGTCGCCCAGATCTCCCGGGCCTGCGGCTACGGCAACCCGGAGGCCCTGCGCCGGGCGTTCGTGAAGACCCTGGGTCAGTCCCCGGCCGAGTACCGCCGCCGTTTCGGCACCCCCGACTGA
- a CDS encoding ABC-F family ATP-binding cassette domain-containing protein, with protein sequence MTATLVAKKLTAAHGERTLFADLDLVVAPGDVIGLVGVNGAGKSTLLRMLAGLDAPETGELRLSPPTAAVGHLPQEPERRPGESIREFLARRTGVAAAQAALDAATQGLVDGTPGADDAYAETLDQWLNLGGADLDERAQEVADDLGLAVGLDLPMTALSGGQAARAGLASLLLSRYDVFLLDEPTNDLDLDGLERLEQFVKGLRAGTVVISHDREFLTRTVTKVLELDLAQQQINLYGGGYDAYLEERERARDHAREEYDEYADKRSALEGRAAMQRGWMDKGVKNARRKATDNDKIGKKFRSEASEKQASKARQTQRAIERLDVVDEPRKEWELRMEIAAAPRSGSVVATLREAAVRRGDFGFGPASLQIDWADRVAITGANGAGKSTLLAVLLGRLAPDSGSATLGSGVLVGEVDQARGLFLGDEPLLEAFCAAVPDTEPAEVRTLLAKFGLKAAHVTRPAATLSPGERTRAALALLQGRGVNLLVLDEPTNHLDLPAIEQLESALEAYEGTLLLVTHDRRMLDAVHVTRRLRVEDGSVTEL encoded by the coding sequence ATGACTGCAACCCTCGTCGCCAAGAAGCTCACCGCCGCGCACGGTGAGCGCACGCTCTTCGCCGATCTCGACCTCGTCGTCGCGCCCGGCGACGTCATCGGCCTCGTCGGCGTCAACGGCGCCGGGAAGTCCACCCTGCTGCGGATGCTCGCCGGGCTGGACGCTCCCGAGACCGGTGAGCTGCGCCTCTCCCCGCCCACCGCCGCCGTCGGGCACCTCCCCCAGGAGCCCGAGCGGCGCCCCGGCGAGTCGATCCGCGAGTTCCTGGCCCGGCGCACCGGCGTGGCCGCGGCGCAGGCCGCGCTCGACGCGGCGACGCAGGGCCTGGTGGACGGCACGCCGGGCGCGGACGACGCGTACGCGGAGACCCTCGACCAGTGGCTGAACCTCGGCGGCGCCGACCTCGACGAGCGGGCCCAGGAGGTCGCCGACGACCTCGGGCTGGCGGTGGGTCTCGACCTGCCGATGACCGCGCTCTCCGGCGGCCAGGCCGCCCGCGCCGGACTGGCCTCGCTCCTGCTGTCCCGCTACGACGTCTTCCTGCTGGACGAGCCGACCAACGACCTCGACCTCGACGGTCTGGAGCGCCTCGAGCAGTTCGTGAAGGGGCTGCGCGCCGGCACGGTCGTCATCAGCCACGACCGCGAGTTCCTCACGCGCACCGTCACCAAGGTCCTCGAACTGGACCTGGCCCAGCAGCAGATCAACCTCTACGGCGGCGGCTACGACGCCTACCTGGAGGAGCGCGAGCGGGCCCGCGACCACGCCCGCGAGGAGTACGACGAGTACGCCGACAAGCGGTCCGCGCTGGAGGGCCGGGCCGCGATGCAGCGGGGCTGGATGGACAAGGGCGTCAAGAACGCCCGCCGCAAGGCCACCGACAACGACAAGATCGGCAAGAAGTTCCGGAGCGAGGCGAGCGAGAAGCAGGCCTCCAAGGCCCGCCAGACGCAGCGCGCGATCGAGCGCCTCGACGTGGTCGACGAGCCGCGCAAGGAGTGGGAGCTGCGCATGGAGATCGCGGCGGCCCCGCGCTCCGGCTCAGTGGTGGCCACCCTGCGCGAAGCGGCGGTGCGGCGCGGGGACTTCGGGTTCGGTCCGGCCAGTCTGCAGATCGACTGGGCCGACCGGGTCGCCATCACCGGCGCCAACGGGGCCGGGAAGTCGACCCTGCTGGCCGTGCTCCTCGGCCGGCTGGCGCCGGACTCGGGCTCCGCCACCCTCGGTTCGGGCGTGCTGGTCGGTGAAGTCGACCAAGCACGTGGCCTGTTCCTCGGCGATGAGCCACTCCTGGAAGCCTTCTGCGCGGCCGTGCCCGACACCGAGCCGGCCGAAGTCCGCACCCTGCTGGCCAAGTTCGGCCTGAAGGCGGCGCACGTGACCCGCCCGGCGGCGACCCTCTCCCCCGGCGAGCGCACCCGGGCGGCGCTGGCGCTGCTGCAGGGGCGCGGGGTGAACCTGCTGGTGCTGGACGAGCCCACCAACCACCTCGACCTTCCGGCGATCGAGCAGCTGGAGTCCGCCCTGGAAGCCTACGAGGGCACCCTGCTGCTGGTCACGCACGACCGCCGGATGCTCGACGCGGTCCACGTGACCCGCCGGCTGCGGGTCGAGGACGGCAGCGTCACCGAGCTCTGA
- a CDS encoding MAB_1171c family putative transporter, whose amino-acid sequence MAADLTAFGDALAVPSVVFLWLAVLLRAPGALRAPHQRGLWLAVATAAAAMTLNLPDVVAYAMGRDPAYAHTIGLVRNLTGVLSAGAVLYFVAAATRGRRLQIASGAGTVLWLTALVALDAAAPVHGTHTIPPAGDPVPSLGYWLVLISAHLLANSVCVSVCWRYSRRTESRGLAAGLLLFGLGTALAGVFWFVYLLKALFGFTWAMPANPLLMNAHGLLRAAAILVPTLFTFRRTAADTATAWRLWPLWRDLVHAVPHVALNEPRAGRLLELLWPPVPRNLLVYRKVIETRDAILILGEYVAPGVPELARGHVAGSGVPEARRSAAALACVLKEARQAKLAGIPQQRCEGDALELPAALQTSAGGGDLEGEARFLVDVARAYVSPAASGFTP is encoded by the coding sequence ATGGCTGCTGATCTCACCGCCTTCGGCGACGCGCTCGCCGTCCCCAGCGTCGTGTTCCTCTGGCTCGCCGTCCTGCTCCGCGCCCCCGGCGCCCTGCGCGCCCCGCACCAGCGGGGCCTGTGGCTCGCCGTCGCCACCGCCGCGGCCGCCATGACGCTGAACCTACCGGACGTCGTCGCCTACGCCATGGGCCGCGACCCGGCCTACGCCCACACCATCGGGCTGGTCCGCAACCTCACCGGTGTCCTCTCCGCGGGCGCCGTGCTCTACTTCGTGGCCGCCGCCACCCGGGGCCGCCGGCTCCAGATCGCCTCCGGCGCCGGCACGGTCCTGTGGCTGACCGCCCTCGTCGCCCTGGACGCGGCCGCGCCCGTGCACGGCACGCACACCATCCCGCCGGCCGGCGATCCGGTGCCCTCCCTCGGCTACTGGCTGGTGCTGATCTCCGCGCACCTCCTCGCCAACAGCGTCTGCGTGTCCGTCTGCTGGCGCTACAGCCGCCGCACCGAGAGCCGGGGCCTGGCCGCCGGACTGCTGCTCTTCGGCCTCGGCACCGCGCTCGCCGGGGTGTTCTGGTTCGTGTACCTGCTCAAGGCGCTCTTCGGGTTCACCTGGGCGATGCCCGCGAACCCGCTGCTGATGAACGCGCACGGCCTGCTGCGCGCCGCCGCGATCCTCGTCCCGACCCTGTTCACCTTCCGCCGCACGGCCGCCGACACCGCCACCGCCTGGCGGCTGTGGCCGCTCTGGCGCGACCTGGTCCACGCCGTCCCGCACGTCGCCCTCAACGAGCCGCGCGCGGGCCGCCTGCTGGAACTGCTGTGGCCGCCGGTCCCGCGCAACCTGCTCGTCTACCGCAAGGTCATCGAGACCCGCGACGCGATCCTGATCCTGGGGGAGTACGTGGCCCCGGGCGTGCCGGAGCTCGCGCGCGGCCACGTCGCGGGCAGCGGTGTGCCCGAAGCGCGGCGCAGCGCGGCCGCGCTGGCCTGCGTACTGAAGGAGGCGCGGCAGGCGAAGCTGGCCGGGATCCCGCAACAGCGGTGCGAGGGCGACGCGTTGGAGCTGCCGGCCGCCCTCCAGACCTCGGCCGGGGGCGGAGACCTGGAGGGGGAGGCCCGCTTCCTCGTGGACGTCGCCCGGGCCTACGTCTCGCCCGCCGCCAGCGGCTTCACCCCATGA
- a CDS encoding enoyl-CoA hydratase/isomerase family protein, which produces MDAALLSSVDDGVATVVISHPAKRNAMTAAMWRGLPELLAGLAADPAVRVLVLTGAGETFCAGADISSLTGDDDPQALAVAAEEALAAFPKPTLAAIRGFCVGGGSQLAAACDLRFAEEGASFGVTPAKLGIVYPPSSTRRLASLVGQSTAKYLLFSAELIDAERALRTGLLDELLPAGQLAKRVAEFTRILATRSQLTQASAKEFTDGRTDRAAHWAAQAAGSGDVAEGVAAFLERRAPAFTWTPPRG; this is translated from the coding sequence ATGGACGCAGCCCTCCTCTCCTCCGTCGACGACGGGGTCGCCACCGTCGTGATCTCGCACCCCGCCAAGCGCAACGCCATGACGGCGGCGATGTGGCGCGGCCTGCCGGAGCTGCTGGCCGGGCTCGCGGCCGATCCCGCCGTACGGGTCCTGGTCCTGACGGGGGCCGGCGAGACGTTCTGCGCGGGGGCCGACATCTCCTCCCTGACGGGGGACGACGATCCGCAGGCCCTGGCCGTGGCGGCGGAGGAGGCGCTGGCCGCCTTCCCCAAGCCGACACTCGCCGCGATCCGCGGCTTCTGCGTGGGCGGCGGGAGCCAGCTCGCCGCCGCCTGTGATCTGCGCTTCGCGGAGGAGGGGGCGTCGTTCGGCGTGACCCCGGCGAAGCTGGGCATCGTGTACCCGCCCTCGTCCACGCGGAGGCTGGCGTCCCTCGTGGGGCAGTCGACCGCCAAGTACCTGCTCTTTTCCGCGGAGTTGATCGACGCCGAGCGGGCGCTGCGCACGGGCCTGCTGGACGAGCTGCTGCCGGCCGGCCAACTGGCGAAGCGGGTGGCGGAGTTCACGCGGATCCTGGCCACGCGCTCGCAGCTCACGCAGGCCTCCGCGAAGGAGTTCACGGACGGCCGCACGGACCGGGCCGCCCACTGGGCGGCCCAGGCCGCCGGAAGCGGCGACGTCGCGGAGGGGGTCGCCGCGTTCCTGGAGCGGCGCGCGCCCGCCTTTACCTGGACTCCGCCGCGGGGGTGA
- a CDS encoding Tex family protein: protein MTMSIEGRIAEELGVRERQVKSAVELLDGGSTVPFIARYRKEATEMLDDAQLRTLEERLRYLRELEDRRAAILSSVREQGKLDAELEARINAADTKARLEDIYLPFKTKRRTKAQIAREAGLEPLADGLLADPSVEPAARAAAFVDADKGVADPGAALEGARSILTEKFGEDADLIGELRERMWGRGRLAAKVREGKEEAGAKFADYFDFTEPFTALPSHRVLAMLRGEKEDVLDLTLEPEEPSETPGPSTYEGMVARRFGINDRGRPGDKWLADTVRWAWRTKIQVHLGIDLRTRLRAAAEDEAVRVFASNLRDLLLAAPAGTRATLGLDPGFRTGVKVAVVDATGKVVATEVIYPHVPANKWDDALAKLARLAKEHAVDLVAIGNGTASRETDKLAADLIARHPELKLTKVMVSEAGASVYSASAFASQELPDMDVSLRGAVSIARRLQDPLAELVKIDPKSIGVGQYQHDLSEVKLSRSLDAVVEDCVNGVGVDVNTASAPLLSRVSGISGGLAENIVAHRDANGPFRNRKGLKDVARLGPKAYEQCAGFLRIRGGDDPLDSSSVHPEAYPVVRSMGKTAGSEVAALIGNTGVLRSLRPEQFVTEAFGLPTVTDILRELEKPGRDPRPAFKTATFKEGVEKLGDLAPGMILEGVVTNVAAFGAFIDIGVHQDGLAHVSALSKTFVKDPRDVVKPGDVVRVKVMDVDIPRKRISLTLRLEDEAERGAAGGGGAGAPKQREERGERGERGGGGKPPQQRGGQGGSRDGARGGSRDGGRGQRQGGQGGQGGGAPAPANSAMADALRRAGLSGPDERGGRKR from the coding sequence GTGACCATGTCCATCGAAGGCAGGATCGCCGAGGAGCTCGGCGTACGGGAGCGGCAGGTCAAGTCCGCCGTCGAGCTGCTCGACGGCGGCTCGACCGTGCCGTTCATCGCTCGCTACCGCAAGGAAGCGACCGAGATGCTCGACGACGCCCAGCTGCGCACCCTGGAGGAACGGCTGCGCTACCTGCGCGAGCTGGAGGACCGGCGCGCGGCGATCCTCTCCTCCGTGCGGGAGCAGGGCAAGCTCGATGCCGAGCTGGAGGCCCGCATCAACGCGGCCGACACCAAGGCCCGGCTGGAGGACATCTACCTCCCCTTCAAGACCAAGCGCCGCACCAAGGCCCAGATCGCCCGCGAGGCCGGCCTGGAGCCGCTCGCCGACGGCCTGCTGGCCGACCCCTCGGTGGAACCGGCCGCCCGGGCCGCCGCGTTCGTGGACGCGGACAAGGGGGTCGCCGATCCGGGCGCGGCCCTGGAAGGGGCCCGCTCCATCCTCACCGAGAAGTTCGGCGAGGACGCCGACCTCATCGGTGAACTGCGCGAGCGGATGTGGGGCCGCGGCCGGCTCGCCGCGAAGGTCCGCGAGGGCAAGGAGGAGGCGGGCGCCAAGTTCGCCGACTACTTCGACTTCACCGAACCCTTCACCGCACTGCCCTCGCACCGCGTGCTCGCGATGCTCCGCGGGGAGAAGGAGGACGTCCTCGATCTCACCCTGGAGCCCGAGGAGCCGAGCGAGACGCCCGGACCCTCCACCTACGAGGGCATGGTCGCCCGGCGTTTCGGCATCAACGACCGCGGCCGCCCCGGCGACAAGTGGCTCGCCGACACCGTTCGCTGGGCCTGGCGCACGAAGATCCAGGTGCACCTCGGCATCGACCTGCGCACCCGGCTGCGTGCCGCCGCCGAGGACGAGGCGGTACGGGTCTTCGCGTCCAACCTGCGCGACCTGCTGCTCGCCGCACCCGCCGGCACCCGCGCGACGCTCGGCCTGGACCCGGGTTTCCGCACGGGCGTGAAGGTGGCCGTCGTGGACGCCACCGGCAAGGTCGTGGCCACCGAGGTGATCTACCCGCACGTGCCCGCGAACAAGTGGGACGACGCGCTCGCCAAGCTCGCCCGGCTGGCGAAGGAGCACGCGGTCGACCTCGTCGCCATCGGCAACGGCACCGCCTCCCGCGAGACCGACAAGCTCGCCGCGGACCTCATCGCCCGCCACCCCGAGCTGAAGCTCACCAAGGTGATGGTCTCGGAGGCCGGCGCCTCGGTGTATTCGGCCTCCGCCTTCGCCTCGCAGGAACTCCCGGACATGGACGTGTCGTTGCGCGGCGCCGTCTCCATCGCCCGCCGTCTGCAGGATCCGCTCGCCGAGCTGGTGAAGATCGACCCGAAGTCGATCGGAGTCGGCCAGTACCAGCACGACCTGTCCGAGGTGAAGCTCTCGCGCTCGCTCGACGCCGTGGTCGAGGACTGTGTGAACGGCGTCGGCGTCGACGTCAACACCGCCTCCGCACCGCTGCTCTCGCGGGTTTCGGGCATCAGCGGCGGACTCGCCGAGAACATCGTCGCGCACCGCGACGCCAACGGCCCCTTCCGCAACCGCAAGGGCCTCAAGGACGTGGCCCGGCTCGGCCCGAAGGCGTACGAGCAGTGCGCGGGCTTCCTGCGGATCCGCGGCGGGGACGACCCGCTGGACTCCTCCAGCGTGCACCCCGAGGCGTACCCGGTCGTCCGCTCCATGGGGAAGACGGCGGGCAGCGAGGTGGCGGCCCTGATCGGCAACACCGGCGTGCTGCGCTCGCTGCGTCCGGAGCAGTTCGTCACCGAGGCCTTCGGCCTGCCGACGGTCACCGACATCCTGCGCGAACTGGAGAAGCCGGGCCGGGACCCGCGTCCCGCGTTCAAGACGGCGACCTTCAAGGAGGGCGTCGAAAAGCTCGGCGACCTGGCCCCCGGGATGATCCTGGAGGGTGTGGTCACCAATGTGGCCGCCTTCGGCGCCTTCATCGACATCGGCGTCCACCAGGACGGGCTGGCGCACGTCTCCGCGCTCTCGAAGACCTTCGTCAAGGACCCGCGGGACGTGGTCAAGCCGGGTGACGTCGTCCGGGTGAAGGTCATGGACGTGGACATCCCGCGCAAGCGGATCTCGCTGACGCTGCGGCTCGAGGACGAGGCGGAGCGCGGCGCCGCCGGCGGCGGCGGTGCCGGCGCGCCGAAGCAGCGCGAGGAGCGGGGCGAGCGGGGCGAGCGGGGCGGTGGCGGCAAGCCCCCGCAGCAGCGCGGTGGCCAGGGCGGCTCGCGCGACGGGGCCAGGGGCGGCTCGCGCGACGGCGGCAGGGGCCAGCGCCAGGGCGGTCAGGGCGGTCAGGGCGGCGGAGCTCCGGCGCCGGCCAACAGCGCGATGGCCGACGCCCTGCGCCGTGCCGGTCTCAGCGGCCCCGACGAGCGGGGCGGCCGCAAGCGCTAG
- a CDS encoding HdeD family acid-resistance protein, producing MEGDKKKVSRSFGVMALLGVLLVLAGLVGLVYTGVATLTTMFLFGWLLLAGGVVGLLQAIQSRKSNYFWLAVIVAAINIAAGFVILRRPEASAEALTMFAALLFLTGGVFRLAGAVVVRGAHLGLTLVQGAFGILLGLLILANWPGSSLYVIGTFFSLALLFDGLSLIAVGMGARRILGLVREDEVPLTPGGTGDVVTEPREAAGNWPPEDQERSNN from the coding sequence ATGGAGGGCGACAAGAAGAAGGTCAGCCGCAGCTTCGGGGTGATGGCCCTGCTCGGGGTGCTCCTGGTGCTGGCCGGGCTGGTGGGCCTCGTCTACACCGGCGTCGCCACCCTGACCACGATGTTCCTCTTCGGCTGGCTCCTGCTGGCCGGCGGTGTCGTGGGCCTGCTCCAGGCGATCCAGTCCCGCAAGAGCAACTACTTCTGGCTCGCCGTCATCGTCGCCGCGATCAACATCGCGGCCGGCTTCGTGATCCTGCGCCGCCCCGAGGCGAGCGCCGAGGCGCTGACCATGTTCGCCGCGCTGCTGTTCCTCACCGGCGGGGTGTTCCGGCTGGCCGGCGCCGTCGTGGTGCGCGGAGCCCACCTCGGGCTGACCCTCGTCCAGGGGGCCTTCGGCATCCTGCTGGGGCTCCTGATCCTCGCCAACTGGCCCGGCAGCAGTCTGTACGTGATCGGAACGTTCTTCTCCCTCGCGCTGCTGTTCGACGGTCTGAGTCTGATCGCCGTGGGCATGGGAGCCCGCCGCATCCTGGGCTTGGTCAGGGAGGACGAGGTTCCGTTGACCCCGGGAGGGACGGGGGACGTAGTGACCGAACCGCGCGAGGCGGCCGGGAACTGGCCTCCAGAAGATCAGGAACGGTCGAACAACTGA
- a CDS encoding SDR family NAD(P)-dependent oxidoreductase → MTATTVLITGASAGLGAAFARGFAAKGCDLVLVARDKARLEAVAADLGREFGTVCEVLPADLLDPDSLGTVVERLVDPARPVDILVNNAGFGLPVPFPYSPVEDEERMLDLLVKVPLRLTHAVLPGLRARRRGAVVNVSSVAGLLPTGTYGAAKAWITAFSESLRVDMEPYGVRVLAVVPGFTRTEFQERAGMDVSALSDAVWLEPREVVAQALKDLARRRPVSITGRRYQAYALAVRHLPRTFVARKMARTRRPPVDAV, encoded by the coding sequence TTGACCGCCACCACCGTACTGATCACAGGGGCCAGCGCCGGACTCGGCGCGGCCTTCGCCCGCGGCTTCGCCGCCAAGGGCTGCGACCTCGTCCTCGTCGCCCGCGACAAGGCCCGCCTCGAGGCCGTCGCCGCGGACCTCGGCCGGGAATTCGGCACCGTCTGCGAGGTGCTGCCCGCCGACCTGCTGGACCCCGACAGCCTCGGGACCGTCGTCGAACGGCTCGTCGACCCCGCCCGGCCCGTGGACATCCTGGTCAACAACGCCGGCTTCGGACTCCCCGTGCCGTTCCCCTACAGCCCGGTCGAGGACGAGGAACGGATGCTCGACCTGCTGGTCAAGGTCCCGCTCCGGCTCACCCACGCGGTGCTCCCGGGCCTGCGCGCGCGCCGCCGGGGCGCGGTGGTCAACGTCTCCTCGGTGGCCGGACTCCTGCCGACCGGGACCTACGGCGCCGCGAAGGCCTGGATCACGGCCTTCAGCGAGTCGCTGCGCGTGGACATGGAGCCGTACGGGGTGCGCGTGCTGGCCGTGGTGCCCGGGTTCACCCGCACCGAGTTCCAGGAGCGTGCCGGGATGGACGTCAGCGCCCTGAGCGACGCGGTGTGGCTGGAGCCGCGCGAGGTGGTGGCCCAGGCCCTGAAGGACCTGGCCCGGCGCCGGCCGGTGAGCATCACCGGCCGCCGCTACCAGGCGTACGCCCTCGCGGTCCGCCACCTCCCGCGCACCTTCGTGGCCCGGAAGATGGCCCGCACACGGCGCCCCCCGGTGGACGCGGTCTAG